The Fructilactobacillus myrtifloralis genome contains a region encoding:
- a CDS encoding NUDIX hydrolase produces MTDKELAETEIKSERKYDGEIIRVDQETVRLANGKLAHRDVVHHAAAVAMLVLTAENRMVLEKQWREPAKAVMLEIPAGKLDERDRGNEVHAVQRELNEEVRYQAATIQLLSSFYTSCGFTDEYMYLYLVTDLTPVTTELPRDAGEFLELGEYTLAEAQELLATGQIQDAKTIMAIQAWELMQK; encoded by the coding sequence ATGACAGATAAAGAGTTGGCAGAAACAGAAATCAAAAGCGAGCGGAAGTATGACGGAGAAATCATTCGCGTTGACCAAGAAACGGTGCGGCTCGCTAATGGCAAACTGGCTCATCGCGACGTCGTCCACCATGCTGCAGCGGTGGCAATGTTAGTCCTGACGGCTGAGAACCGGATGGTATTAGAAAAGCAATGGCGAGAACCGGCCAAAGCGGTCATGCTGGAAATCCCTGCGGGCAAGCTAGATGAACGGGATCGGGGTAACGAAGTGCATGCCGTACAACGCGAGTTAAATGAAGAAGTACGCTACCAAGCAGCAACGATTCAGCTCCTTTCCTCGTTTTACACTTCCTGTGGCTTTACCGATGAATACATGTATCTGTACCTTGTGACGGATTTAACGCCCGTGACCACAGAACTCCCTCGCGATGCAGGTGAATTTCTGGAGCTCGGGGAGTATACGCTCGCAGAGGCGCAAGAACTGTTGGCGACTGGTCAGATTCAGGATGCGAAAACCATCATGGCAATTCAAGCCTGGGAACTAATGCAAAAGTAG
- a CDS encoding DUF1831 domain-containing protein: MAFADQVHLAGDSATYRVNPGVKKYTLSDLNFKKTKLGNYELTQALQPLNVRGKGAVQVKLSISADLQQLKLAILTGSGLQTVNIFTGDQFAAAREQYHFLMQNLIIRQVLTKN, translated from the coding sequence ATGGCATTCGCAGACCAAGTTCATTTAGCTGGTGATTCAGCTACCTACCGGGTCAATCCGGGGGTTAAGAAGTACACGTTGAGTGATTTAAACTTCAAAAAAACGAAGCTCGGTAACTATGAACTAACCCAGGCGTTGCAACCGTTAAACGTGCGGGGGAAGGGAGCTGTTCAGGTAAAGCTGAGCATTAGTGCTGACTTACAGCAGTTGAAACTAGCGATTCTGACCGGTTCGGGCCTGCAAACGGTTAATATTTTTACCGGTGACCAGTTTGCAGCTGCCCGCGAACAATACCATTTTTTGATGCAAAATCTGATCATCCGGCAGGTTTTAACTAAAAACTAG
- the mnmA gene encoding tRNA 2-thiouridine(34) synthase MnmA, with amino-acid sequence MQDNSQTRVVVGMSGGVDSSVAAYLLKQQGYDVVGVFMKNWDDTDANGVCTATEDFKDVAHVANQLGIPYYSVNFEQEYWDRVFKYFLAEYKRGRTPNPDVICNTEIKYKAFLEYAMDLGADYIAMGHYAQLKRDENGKNHLIRSTDLNKDQTYFLSQLSADQLDRVMFPVGGMTKPEVRQIAHDANLYVADKKDSMGVCFIGPNNFDNFLSQYLPAQSGKMMTLDGEVKGEHAGLMYYTIGQRRGLGIGGDGQDNRPWFVIGKDLEKNVLYVGKGYENPYLYADYLMASDLSFVDGNTRGQTFHCTAKFRYRQKDVGVTVQIADDQNHVKVTFDEPARAVTPGQAVVFYDGAECLGVATIDAAYKNEAKLQYV; translated from the coding sequence ATGCAAGATAATAGTCAAACCCGCGTGGTAGTCGGGATGAGTGGCGGAGTGGATTCGTCCGTGGCCGCTTACTTATTGAAACAGCAAGGCTACGACGTCGTTGGCGTTTTCATGAAAAACTGGGACGACACCGACGCAAACGGCGTTTGTACCGCAACGGAGGACTTTAAGGACGTCGCCCACGTGGCGAACCAACTCGGGATTCCCTACTACTCTGTCAATTTTGAACAGGAGTACTGGGACCGGGTTTTTAAGTACTTTTTAGCTGAATACAAACGGGGCCGGACGCCGAATCCCGATGTGATTTGTAACACGGAGATTAAGTACAAGGCCTTCTTAGAATATGCAATGGATTTGGGCGCGGATTACATCGCTATGGGTCACTATGCCCAACTCAAACGGGATGAAAATGGTAAGAACCACTTGATTCGGTCAACTGACCTCAACAAGGATCAGACCTACTTTTTAAGCCAACTATCAGCAGACCAACTCGACCGGGTGATGTTTCCAGTAGGAGGCATGACCAAGCCGGAAGTCCGGCAAATTGCGCACGATGCGAACCTGTATGTAGCTGATAAAAAGGACTCAATGGGAGTTTGTTTCATTGGTCCCAATAACTTTGATAACTTTTTGAGTCAGTACTTGCCCGCACAGTCCGGGAAAATGATGACCCTTGATGGAGAAGTCAAAGGTGAACACGCCGGTTTGATGTACTACACCATCGGGCAACGGCGGGGGCTAGGTATCGGGGGCGATGGCCAGGATAACCGGCCGTGGTTCGTGATTGGTAAGGACCTTGAAAAGAACGTTCTCTACGTGGGAAAGGGTTACGAAAACCCGTACCTTTACGCGGATTATCTGATGGCCTCCGACCTCTCGTTTGTTGATGGCAACACTCGCGGGCAAACCTTCCACTGTACCGCGAAGTTCCGGTACCGGCAAAAGGACGTCGGGGTGACGGTGCAGATTGCCGATGATCAAAACCACGTCAAGGTGACCTTTGACGAACCTGCTCGCGCCGTGACACCCGGTCAGGCCGTGGTATTTTACGACGGAGCAGAATGTCTGGGCGTGGCCACGATTGACGCTGCTTACAAAAATGAAGCCAAGTTACAATACGTTTAA
- a CDS encoding RNA-binding protein, whose translation MGLTSNVTQHFRASELPFLHQASDWLAQAQTEYRPILTGFLNERERYLVQTLVNREPDVYFAANGGYPGAEMQRGLLYPEYFTPAETDFELGLLEIKYPAKFATLQHRQVLGALLGSGIERNVIGDLITDGSRWQVVTQLTMMEYLERTVTEMGRTKVQLLPQPLTERLPVHDDGQVVHVTLPSLRLDVVIATLFRMSRAGAKALVTHGKVRLNWFTYDQPDYELAVHDLISVRGFGRIKFDEQNGVSKKGKIKAAFDVIKNK comes from the coding sequence ATGGGATTAACGTCGAATGTCACCCAGCACTTTCGGGCGAGTGAACTGCCGTTTCTGCACCAAGCCAGTGACTGGTTAGCCCAAGCCCAAACCGAGTACCGACCCATTTTAACGGGATTTTTAAACGAGCGGGAACGGTACCTGGTGCAAACGTTGGTTAATCGAGAACCAGACGTGTATTTTGCGGCGAACGGAGGGTATCCGGGAGCGGAGATGCAACGTGGACTGCTGTATCCGGAATATTTTACGCCGGCCGAAACGGATTTTGAGCTCGGCTTATTGGAAATCAAGTATCCCGCCAAATTTGCTACGTTGCAACATCGTCAAGTGCTCGGCGCCCTACTCGGGAGTGGAATTGAACGAAACGTAATTGGCGATTTGATTACAGATGGGAGTCGGTGGCAAGTCGTCACGCAACTAACGATGATGGAGTACCTCGAACGAACTGTGACGGAAATGGGGAGAACGAAGGTGCAGCTTCTCCCCCAGCCACTGACAGAACGACTTCCGGTCCATGATGACGGCCAGGTCGTCCACGTCACGTTGCCTTCGTTACGGCTGGACGTCGTTATTGCAACCCTGTTTCGGATGTCTCGGGCCGGGGCCAAGGCGTTAGTAACGCATGGCAAGGTGCGATTGAATTGGTTTACATACGATCAGCCTGATTATGAACTAGCAGTGCACGATTTGATTTCCGTCCGGGGGTTTGGCAGAATTAAGTTTGACGAGCAGAACGGGGTTTCAAAAAAAGGCAAAATTAAAGCAGCGTTTGATGTGATAAAAAACAAGTGA
- a CDS encoding cell division protein SepF translates to MAKGIFNNFFGASEETDQERYPQDANPQSVKVNPRKVLPMNDNRLPDSKINIVEPRIFADAKNISKKLINGDAVLIRMENVDSTTIRRIVDFVSGTVYAIEGNLQQIDEKVYLCAPQNYVVNGDVKNQFYDRSEKK, encoded by the coding sequence ATGGCAAAGGGTATTTTTAATAACTTTTTTGGGGCTAGTGAGGAAACTGATCAGGAGCGTTACCCCCAAGATGCAAATCCGCAATCGGTCAAGGTTAACCCCCGAAAGGTCTTACCAATGAATGATAACCGGCTTCCAGACAGTAAAATTAACATCGTTGAACCCCGAATTTTTGCGGATGCCAAAAACATTTCGAAGAAGTTGATCAACGGGGATGCCGTGTTAATTCGGATGGAAAACGTTGACAGTACGACGATTCGCCGGATTGTCGACTTTGTAAGTGGGACCGTGTACGCCATTGAGGGGAACTTGCAACAAATTGATGAGAAGGTCTATCTCTGCGCTCCCCAAAACTACGTTGTTAACGGGGACGTTAAGAATCAATTTTACGATCGGTCGGAGAAGAAGTAA
- the ftsZ gene encoding cell division protein FtsZ, with translation MDYAMDQNAGTGASIKVIGVGGGGNNAVNRMIEDGVEGVEFIAANTDVQALDASKAETKINLGPKLTKGLGAGSNPEVGAKAAEESQEDITNALKGADMVFVTAGMGGGTGNGAAPIIAKIAKQAGALTVAVVTRPFTFEGPARAHNASEGLAALKQNVDTMVVISNNQVLEMADKKTSFLGALHDADNVLRQGVQGISDLITRPGYVNLDFADVTTIMKDKGTALMGVGSANGENRAAEATKKAINSPLLEVSIDGARQVLLNITGGPDLGIFEAQDAANIIRDATSDDTNIIFGTSIDENMGDEIRVSVIATGIDDDSSDITDVQSIQSATRSSETVVQPNEASQVVQPDRAPSQSAEPSHRAEPDQRFQNVEKQEFEPFNAGNQQDDDDQNDDIPPFNFKYRNQ, from the coding sequence ATGGATTACGCAATGGATCAAAATGCAGGAACTGGCGCCAGCATCAAGGTAATTGGTGTTGGTGGTGGTGGTAACAATGCTGTGAACCGGATGATTGAAGACGGGGTTGAAGGGGTTGAATTTATCGCCGCTAATACCGACGTGCAGGCCCTGGATGCTTCTAAGGCGGAAACAAAAATTAACCTAGGTCCTAAGCTGACCAAGGGACTCGGGGCGGGCTCTAATCCCGAAGTGGGAGCGAAAGCCGCCGAAGAAAGTCAAGAAGACATTACGAATGCGCTCAAGGGCGCTGACATGGTCTTCGTGACGGCCGGAATGGGTGGCGGAACCGGGAACGGAGCGGCGCCCATCATTGCTAAGATTGCGAAACAAGCGGGGGCCCTGACGGTGGCCGTCGTTACCCGGCCCTTTACCTTTGAAGGACCAGCCCGGGCACATAACGCCAGCGAAGGCCTCGCCGCGCTCAAACAAAACGTGGACACGATGGTTGTAATTTCAAATAATCAAGTGTTAGAAATGGCTGACAAAAAGACCTCCTTTTTAGGGGCGTTACACGACGCTGATAACGTTTTACGGCAGGGTGTGCAAGGGATTTCTGATTTAATTACGCGCCCTGGGTACGTGAACTTGGACTTTGCAGACGTTACGACCATCATGAAGGATAAGGGAACCGCTTTAATGGGCGTGGGCTCTGCAAACGGTGAGAACCGGGCTGCAGAAGCAACGAAGAAGGCCATTAATTCACCGCTGTTAGAGGTTTCCATAGACGGAGCTCGCCAGGTCTTGTTAAACATTACCGGTGGTCCGGACCTTGGAATCTTCGAAGCGCAAGATGCGGCGAACATCATTCGCGATGCTACTTCTGATGATACAAACATCATCTTTGGGACGTCTATCGACGAAAACATGGGCGACGAAATCCGCGTTTCCGTGATTGCAACTGGAATTGATGATGATTCTAGTGACATTACGGACGTCCAGAGCATTCAAAGTGCAACGCGTTCGAGTGAAACGGTGGTTCAACCGAATGAAGCTAGTCAGGTCGTGCAACCAGATCGGGCTCCGAGTCAAAGTGCGGAACCAAGTCACCGTGCCGAACCAGACCAACGCTTCCAAAACGTTGAAAAACAGGAATTTGAACCATTTAACGCCGGTAATCAACAGGATGATGACGATCAAAATGATGATATTCCGCCGTTTAACTTTAAATATCGGAATCAATAA
- a CDS encoding 5'-methylthioadenosine/adenosylhomocysteine nucleosidase has product MKTFGIICAMDEEIKALQDALTGEETTVIGNVTFYDGTISGQQVILVKSGIGKVEAGITAALLLTNFNVDVLIHSGSAAGIGAGLQVGDIVISTETAYHDVDCTADGEVFGQLPNQPARFPASAAWGEQIAAASADQGLNVHHGLIVTGDQFIAGKAMIKNILTHFPDALAGEMEGAAVGQVANQFEIPYVVVRAMSDTGDEDANQSFGEFIVAAGRQSAEMLLRLFANTAAQ; this is encoded by the coding sequence ATGAAAACCTTTGGAATTATTTGTGCAATGGATGAAGAAATTAAAGCCCTGCAGGATGCGTTAACGGGCGAGGAAACCACGGTCATCGGGAACGTGACCTTTTACGACGGGACGATTAGTGGGCAGCAGGTCATTTTAGTTAAATCCGGGATTGGAAAAGTAGAAGCCGGGATTACCGCCGCGTTACTGTTAACGAACTTTAACGTGGACGTGCTCATCCACTCCGGCTCTGCGGCGGGGATTGGCGCCGGCTTACAGGTCGGAGATATCGTCATTTCGACCGAAACTGCTTATCACGACGTTGATTGTACGGCAGACGGTGAGGTCTTTGGCCAGTTACCGAATCAACCAGCCCGGTTTCCGGCCTCAGCAGCTTGGGGTGAACAAATTGCCGCTGCTTCTGCTGACCAGGGATTGAATGTCCACCACGGTTTAATTGTGACTGGGGATCAATTTATTGCTGGAAAAGCCATGATTAAAAACATTTTGACCCACTTTCCGGATGCTCTTGCCGGGGAAATGGAAGGAGCTGCCGTTGGTCAAGTGGCCAACCAGTTTGAAATTCCCTACGTAGTGGTGCGGGCGATGTCAGATACGGGTGACGAAGACGCCAACCAGAGTTTTGGTGAATTCATCGTGGCCGCCGGTCGCCAGTCCGCCGAAATGCTCCTCCGCTTGTTTGCAAATACTGCAGCACAATAA
- the ileS gene encoding isoleucine--tRNA ligase produces MRIKDTLNLGKTKFKMRGNLPVKELEREQVWETNHLYQQRQRLNEGKPTFVLHDGPPYANGDIHMGHAMNKITKDFIVRYKSMNGFRAPFVPGWDTHGLPIEQQLKKAGYDRKQMSTNEFRKLCHDYALEQVDRQRTEFKRLGVQGDWDHPYLTLQPEYEAAEVRVFGKMAEQGLIYKGLKPVIWSWSSESALAEAEVEYHDIESPSAFYAEKVVDGKGVLDNDQTYMVVWTTTPWTIPASEGITVNPDFDYVVVQHDDDPNQYVLAADLVADDAELFGWQNVRTVKHIKGRDLDRVLAAHPFDSDRQLVTMLGDFVTADAGTGLVHTAPGYGEDDYNIGKQYDLPIFAPVDDKGYLTAEAGPDFAGVFYEDANQIALDKLKAQGQLLHYMPYEHSYPFDWRTKKPVIYRATPQWFASVTKIRQQILDAIDTVNFDPEWGHQRLYNMIRDRGDWVISRQRVWGVPLPIFYAEDGTPIMTAETINHVADLFAEHGSDVWFEWDAQDLLPAGFTSSHSPNGKFTKETDIMDVWFDSGSSHQGVLAERPELTYPADLYLEGSDQYRGWFNSSLITSVATAGIAPYKNLLSQGFTLDGKGHKMSKSLGNTIAPADVIKQMGADIIRLWVTSVDTSADVRVSMGNFKTVGDSYKKIRNTVRYLLANTSDFDPQTNSVAYADLPSVDQFMLIRLNDLVREVKAAYDHYDFMTINKKLMQFMTVDLSAFYLDFAKDILYIEPENGQRRRAMQTVLYQSLVTLTKLLTPIIPHTTEEIWQFCQEPEEFVQLADMPSVREFANETEIRSEWEAFLKLRKDVLKAMEAARTDKIIGKPSEAKLILYVNGAVKQLLNQLDVDLAQILMVSDLDIKTIEAAGDGVSTFGDQLAIEVQHADGTVCARCRLIKTDVGSDPDYPEFCARCAKLVRAEYPETATTGFEE; encoded by the coding sequence ATGCGGATTAAAGATACTTTGAACTTGGGAAAAACCAAGTTCAAAATGCGGGGAAACCTCCCCGTTAAAGAGCTCGAACGCGAGCAGGTGTGGGAGACGAACCACTTGTACCAACAACGGCAACGGTTAAATGAAGGCAAGCCCACGTTTGTACTTCACGATGGCCCTCCATACGCTAACGGTGATATCCACATGGGGCACGCCATGAACAAAATTACCAAGGACTTTATCGTCCGCTACAAGTCCATGAATGGATTTCGGGCCCCGTTTGTTCCCGGCTGGGATACCCACGGTTTGCCAATTGAACAACAGCTCAAAAAGGCCGGCTATGACCGCAAACAGATGTCAACCAACGAATTCCGGAAGCTTTGTCATGACTATGCATTAGAACAAGTTGACCGCCAACGAACGGAATTTAAGCGGCTGGGGGTACAGGGGGACTGGGACCATCCGTACCTGACGCTACAACCCGAGTATGAAGCTGCTGAAGTGCGGGTCTTTGGGAAGATGGCCGAACAGGGCTTGATTTACAAAGGTTTGAAGCCCGTAATTTGGTCTTGGTCATCTGAATCTGCTCTTGCAGAAGCCGAAGTTGAATACCATGACATTGAGTCACCATCCGCGTTCTACGCGGAAAAAGTGGTTGATGGCAAGGGCGTCCTTGACAACGATCAGACCTACATGGTGGTTTGGACGACGACACCGTGGACGATTCCAGCATCAGAAGGAATTACGGTGAACCCCGATTTTGATTACGTGGTGGTCCAACACGATGATGATCCGAACCAGTACGTGTTGGCTGCTGATTTAGTGGCAGATGATGCCGAATTATTTGGCTGGCAAAACGTGCGGACCGTTAAGCACATCAAGGGTCGCGATTTAGACCGGGTCTTAGCCGCCCACCCCTTTGATTCAGACCGGCAGTTAGTAACGATGCTTGGTGATTTCGTAACCGCAGATGCCGGAACGGGACTCGTGCACACGGCCCCTGGTTACGGGGAAGATGACTACAACATTGGCAAGCAGTATGACTTACCAATCTTTGCTCCGGTCGACGACAAGGGGTATCTGACTGCCGAAGCGGGTCCTGACTTTGCCGGGGTCTTTTACGAAGACGCGAACCAAATTGCGTTGGATAAACTAAAAGCTCAGGGACAACTGCTCCACTATATGCCGTATGAACACAGTTATCCCTTTGACTGGCGGACGAAAAAACCGGTAATTTACCGGGCAACGCCCCAGTGGTTTGCATCGGTTACTAAGATTCGGCAACAAATCTTAGATGCCATTGATACGGTTAACTTTGATCCAGAGTGGGGGCACCAACGGCTCTATAACATGATTCGGGATCGGGGTGACTGGGTCATTTCTAGACAACGGGTCTGGGGGGTACCGCTTCCCATCTTCTACGCTGAAGATGGTACGCCAATTATGACAGCCGAGACGATTAATCACGTTGCGGACCTGTTTGCAGAGCATGGTTCGGACGTGTGGTTTGAATGGGACGCGCAGGACCTGTTGCCAGCCGGCTTTACCAGCTCCCACTCTCCCAACGGGAAGTTTACGAAGGAAACGGACATTATGGATGTTTGGTTTGATTCTGGTTCTTCCCACCAGGGTGTGCTTGCCGAACGACCGGAATTGACCTATCCAGCTGATCTTTACTTAGAAGGTTCTGACCAGTACCGGGGTTGGTTTAACTCCAGTCTGATTACGAGTGTGGCCACGGCCGGAATTGCACCGTACAAGAACTTGTTGTCACAAGGATTCACCCTTGATGGCAAGGGTCACAAGATGAGCAAGTCCTTAGGAAATACAATTGCTCCCGCAGATGTGATTAAGCAAATGGGGGCTGATATCATTCGCCTCTGGGTAACTAGCGTTGACACGTCTGCCGACGTGCGCGTTTCAATGGGGAACTTCAAGACGGTGGGTGATAGCTACAAAAAGATCCGGAATACGGTGCGCTACTTGTTAGCAAACACCAGTGATTTTGATCCCCAAACGAATTCGGTGGCCTATGCGGACTTGCCTTCTGTCGATCAGTTCATGCTGATTCGGTTAAACGACTTAGTGCGGGAGGTAAAAGCGGCCTACGATCACTACGATTTTATGACCATCAACAAAAAGTTAATGCAGTTCATGACCGTTGATCTCTCGGCCTTTTACCTGGATTTTGCCAAGGATATTTTGTACATTGAACCGGAAAACGGCCAGCGGCGCCGGGCAATGCAAACGGTGTTGTACCAATCCTTAGTAACGTTGACAAAACTGTTAACGCCGATCATTCCGCACACAACGGAAGAAATTTGGCAGTTCTGCCAGGAACCAGAAGAATTTGTGCAGTTAGCAGACATGCCGTCTGTGCGTGAATTTGCCAATGAAACGGAGATTCGCAGCGAGTGGGAAGCCTTCCTAAAACTGCGGAAGGATGTTTTAAAGGCGATGGAAGCAGCGCGGACGGATAAGATAATTGGAAAGCCGTCCGAAGCGAAGTTGATCCTCTACGTTAACGGAGCGGTCAAACAACTGTTGAACCAGTTAGACGTTGATCTTGCCCAGATTCTGATGGTCTCAGATCTAGACATTAAAACAATTGAAGCAGCGGGAGATGGGGTATCCACCTTTGGCGATCAGTTGGCAATTGAAGTTCAACACGCAGACGGAACGGTTTGTGCGCGGTGTCGGTTAATTAAAACGGACGTCGGGAGTGATCCCGACTATCCGGAATTCTGTGCCCGGTGTGCTAAATTAGTGCGGGCCGAGTATCCAGAAACGGCAACGACCGGTTTTGAAGAATAA
- a CDS encoding cysteine desulfurase family protein — MSEIYLDHAATTPISAPVLAELTHQYQTTFGNPSTLYQIGRAANQILEDSRHVMAASINAQDSEIVFTSGGTESDNTAIIRTAEARQELGTHLITTAIEHEAVLKPMQYLERHGYQVTYLPVDEQGMIRLADLEAALDEQTTLVSIMSVNNEVGSRMPIHEIGTLLQDHQAWFHTDAVQAYGLDEIDVERDHIDLLSTSAHKLYGPKFLGFLYRRASLQFPSYIMGGDQEDKRRAGTQNVPAIAGFATAVTELPNAKKQELRTRFAAFRDQILAGFAAQNVEVHVNGPAAGAGSPHVLNLWFPGVSTYVLQNNLDLDGIAVSGGSACTAGNLEPSHVLRAMFGATSPRLAESIRVSFGQETTATEIDQFVATTSKIIHRLAQRRKQ, encoded by the coding sequence ATGAGTGAAATTTATTTGGATCATGCCGCCACCACTCCAATTTCCGCACCAGTGCTTGCGGAGCTAACGCACCAGTATCAGACCACCTTTGGGAATCCATCCACGCTCTATCAGATTGGGCGGGCCGCCAATCAGATCCTAGAGGATAGCCGCCACGTCATGGCAGCGAGCATCAACGCCCAGGATAGTGAGATTGTTTTTACCAGTGGGGGAACGGAAAGTGATAACACGGCCATCATTCGGACGGCCGAAGCCCGCCAGGAACTAGGGACACACTTGATTACGACGGCAATTGAACACGAAGCCGTTTTAAAACCAATGCAGTATCTCGAACGTCACGGCTACCAGGTCACCTACCTTCCGGTTGATGAACAGGGGATGATCCGATTAGCAGACTTAGAAGCAGCGTTAGATGAACAAACTACCCTGGTGTCAATCATGAGTGTGAACAACGAGGTGGGGAGTCGCATGCCGATTCATGAGATCGGGACCTTACTCCAGGATCACCAAGCCTGGTTTCATACCGACGCTGTCCAGGCCTACGGCTTAGATGAAATTGACGTGGAACGCGATCACATTGACTTACTGTCAACGTCTGCGCATAAACTGTATGGGCCGAAATTCCTCGGCTTTTTGTACCGGCGCGCCAGTCTCCAGTTTCCCAGTTACATCATGGGGGGCGACCAGGAAGATAAGCGCCGGGCCGGCACCCAAAATGTCCCAGCGATTGCGGGATTTGCAACGGCGGTGACGGAACTGCCGAACGCGAAAAAACAGGAGTTACGGACCCGGTTTGCGGCTTTTCGGGATCAGATTTTAGCCGGTTTTGCCGCCCAGAACGTTGAAGTCCACGTTAATGGACCCGCGGCTGGAGCTGGTTCGCCTCATGTTTTGAACCTTTGGTTTCCCGGCGTGTCAACTTACGTACTCCAAAATAACCTGGATTTAGATGGCATTGCGGTCTCTGGGGGCTCTGCTTGTACAGCCGGGAACTTAGAACCATCCCACGTGTTACGGGCGATGTTTGGGGCAACGAGTCCGCGCTTAGCTGAATCGATTCGGGTAAGCTTTGGACAGGAGACGACGGCCACTGAAATCGACCAATTCGTGGCAACAACGAGTAAAATTATTCACAGATTAGCACAGCGGAGGAAGCAGTAA
- a CDS encoding cold-shock protein produces MQGKVKQYDQHRGFGYLIDPAGQDVFMHITGIIQGNPKAIRPGDPVEFVTAPGKHGIQAAKIRLPR; encoded by the coding sequence ATGCAGGGAAAAGTGAAACAGTACGATCAACACCGGGGGTTTGGCTACCTGATTGATCCAGCGGGGCAAGACGTGTTTATGCACATCACCGGGATTATTCAGGGGAATCCGAAGGCGATTCGGCCCGGCGATCCAGTTGAATTCGTCACGGCGCCAGGAAAACACGGTATTCAAGCTGCTAAAATTCGGTTGCCCCGGTAA
- a CDS encoding YggT family protein translates to MANVISLIAVTLGYLIDIYSYLIVAWALMSWLPGASESKLGQLITRLVTPFVSYFNFARIGMIGFAPVLAILALWFIKLGVNGIANFLIGLVG, encoded by the coding sequence ATGGCGAACGTAATTAGTTTAATTGCAGTGACGCTGGGCTACCTGATCGATATCTATAGCTATCTCATCGTGGCGTGGGCGTTAATGAGTTGGCTCCCCGGGGCGAGCGAGTCCAAACTAGGTCAGCTCATCACCCGCTTGGTGACCCCGTTTGTCAGTTACTTTAACTTCGCCCGGATTGGGATGATTGGCTTTGCGCCCGTGCTCGCAATTCTAGCCCTCTGGTTCATTAAACTAGGGGTAAACGGGATCGCTAATTTTCTAATTGGACTGGTTGGTTAA
- a CDS encoding DivIVA domain-containing protein has translation MVLSAEDIHNKKFGTKMRGYNIDEVNDFLDQITKDYQILRDENTSLKQELEQTKHDLAYYDDLKSSLNQSILVAQEAADNVKKTADADAEETLKTARHKANQIVAEATQKAQATVEQEAQKAAALALSTDDFRMQIKQFRQKLIGMLESQLEYAHQSDWTKLLDGADYQAFPEIKAVVENLDNHTTERVNSNSNRTLTSDKYEQPTIMFYPDGRVEIL, from the coding sequence ATGGTACTTTCTGCAGAAGACATTCACAACAAAAAATTTGGCACCAAGATGCGGGGCTACAACATTGATGAGGTTAATGATTTTTTGGATCAAATCACGAAGGATTATCAAATTCTTCGAGACGAAAACACCTCGTTAAAACAAGAGCTAGAGCAAACGAAACATGATTTGGCTTACTATGATGATTTGAAGAGCTCGTTGAACCAGTCCATCTTGGTGGCCCAAGAAGCCGCGGATAACGTTAAAAAAACGGCGGATGCTGATGCAGAGGAAACGCTGAAGACGGCGCGCCACAAGGCCAACCAAATCGTAGCCGAGGCCACGCAAAAAGCCCAAGCCACGGTCGAACAAGAAGCCCAAAAGGCCGCTGCTTTAGCCCTAAGTACCGATGATTTCCGGATGCAGATTAAGCAGTTCCGGCAAAAATTAATCGGGATGTTGGAAAGTCAACTCGAGTACGCTCACCAATCCGATTGGACGAAGTTACTTGATGGGGCTGATTACCAAGCGTTCCCAGAGATTAAAGCCGTGGTGGAGAACCTTGACAATCACACAACGGAGAGAGTAAACTCAAACAGTAATCGGACGTTGACGTCTGATAAATACGAGCAGCCGACCATCATGTTTTATCCGGATGGCCGGGTTGAAATCTTATAA